Genomic DNA from Paenibacillus donghaensis:
GAGAAATAGAAGGATAAAGGATCAGGTGAAACTTAAACTTTCTTATATATTGAAGAAACCCCCTCGGCGGCAAGCGCAGAGGAGGTCGGCTGTTGTATTGCATTCAAAGATTGCCACGCACCTTAAGCGCGGGAGATATATTTGCCTTCACGCGTATCGATCAGCAGCACATCATCCTCATTGATGAACAATGGAACCTGCACATTCAGGCCGGTTTCGACCTTGGCGAACTTCGTTGCGCCCTGTGCGGTGTTGCCTTTGATGCCCGGCTCGGTTTCTACTACCTTCAGCTCTACGCTGGTAGGCAGGTTAATACCAAGAATCTCGCCTTTATAGCTGACGATGTTCACGGTCATGTTCTCTCTGATGAAGTTCAGCTCCCATTCCAGTTGCTTGGCATCCAGGGTGAACTGGTCATAGGTTTCGTTGTCCATGAATACATGGTCCTGTCCGCTGGCATACAGGTACTGAACTGCGCGGTTCTCGATGATCGCGCGGCCGATGGTTTCGCCGGCACGGAAGGTTTTTTCCACCGTATTGCCGTTGCGCAGATTCTTCAGCTTGGAGCGAACAAATGCTGCGCCTTTACCCGGCTTTACGTGCTGGAAATCAATTACGGTGTAAATATCGCCGTCTACCTCTACCGTTAATCCTGTTTTGAAATCGTTAACTGAAATCACTAAGAATCCCTCCTGAAAATCAATAATAAATCATTATTCCCTTATAAACATGCATTACAATGCGGTGTACTCTTTGGACGAATGGGTCAGCAGCGCAATTCCGCTGTTCGTAATAACGATGTCATCTTCAATCCGCACGCCACCGATGCCCGGCAGATAGATGCCCGGCTCTACGGTTACCACCATGCCAGGCTCCATAATCTCGTCGCTCAGCTTGGACAGGCGCGGCCATTCATGCACTTCCATGCCAAGCCCGTGGCCTGTGCTGTGCCCGAACTGCTCGCCATAGCCATAACGCGTGATAATGTCACGGGTCAGAGCATCGCATTCCCGACCGGTCATGCCCGGCTTGATATGCGCCAGCGCATGCAGCTGCGCCTCCAGCACGATATCATAGATCTCCTTCAGCTTGGGATCAGGGCTGCCGATGGCGATGGTGCGGGTGAGGTCCGAGCAGTACCCGTCCACAAGCGCGCCGAAGTCAAACGTAATGAACTCATTGTTCCCGATTACCTTGCCGCTTGCCCGTCCATGCGGCATAGAAGACCGTTCACCCGACGCCACAATGGTGTCAAATGAAGAGGAGGTTGCTCCATGACTGCGCATATAGAATTCCATTTCCAGATCCATATCACGTTCGGTCATGCCCGGCTTGATTACATTCAGGATATGGCTGAAGGTGGCGTCCGCCAGATCGGCGGCCCGTCCCATTACGGCCAATTCCTCTTCATCCTTGTAAGTGCGCAGGTTCTCCACAGCCTTGGAGACCGGAACCAGCACAGCCGGCTTCAGAGCGTCAGCATAGGCAGTATATGCACTGAAGCTGACATGATCCTGTTCAAAACCAATACGCACTTCGCCGCTTGACGGCAGCAGTTCACGCACCGTATCAATAAATTTCGCGCCATGCTCTACAACCTTAATTCCTGTTGCCTGCTCCGCAGCTTGTGTCATATAGCGGAAATCAGTCAGTAAATAACACTCCGCAGCCGTAACCAGCACAACACCGGACGAGCCGGTGAAGCCGCTCAAATAGCGGCGGTTGATCTCGCTGGTGACCAGCATGGCTTCCAGTTGTTGTTCCTGCAGAACCTTGCGCAGCTTGGAGATACGCTTGTTGCCCATCTTCATTCTCCTCTCGAAATAGCCACATTGTATTTTAACATAGTGATGTGCCACCTGAGAAGTTTTTTCGGCCTGTCAGACCAGTTTCGTGCTCTGCTCGCGTTTGCGCTCATCCGTGTACTCAATCGCAGCCGTATAGCCGATGAACAACCCCCAGAGCAGAAAGACACAGAATTCGCTGATCAGCGAGTCCCAGGACAGCTTGAACATGCGCTGCAGCAGGAACCACTGCGGAAAGGCCAGGAAAATCACCAACCACCAGAGGATGCCGTAGATCATGCCGGGCCAAGGTCCCCTCAGCTTGCGCATAGTGAGCACATAGAGCAGGGAAAGCACCACCGAAAAAACAATAAAGCTTAAATAGCCGGCGATCTGTCCCGCAGCGCCCAACAGGAAATCATGTTTGAAAAAGGGCTCGAGCAGCATGCCGGGAACCACCTTGGTAAAGTGCAGGGCATACATCAGCCAGCGTGCCCCTCCCCAGATCAGACCTGCAAAATAACCCAGCTCCAAAGCAAATAACCAGGGATTGGTTGAATCTTGTTTCTGCTTATGCGACTTGCTCATTGAACTCCCTCGCTTTCGTCAGACTCTCTTGAAGTGCTTGCTCTCACTTTGTGACTAGTATGTGCAAGAAACGGCGATCCAACTAGTAATGTGCT
This window encodes:
- a CDS encoding YqhR family membrane protein — encoded protein: MSKSHKQKQDSTNPWLFALELGYFAGLIWGGARWLMYALHFTKVVPGMLLEPFFKHDFLLGAAGQIAGYLSFIVFSVVLSLLYVLTMRKLRGPWPGMIYGILWWLVIFLAFPQWFLLQRMFKLSWDSLISEFCVFLLWGLFIGYTAAIEYTDERKREQSTKLV
- a CDS encoding M24 family metallopeptidase, which gives rise to MGNKRISKLRKVLQEQQLEAMLVTSEINRRYLSGFTGSSGVVLVTAAECYLLTDFRYMTQAAEQATGIKVVEHGAKFIDTVRELLPSSGEVRIGFEQDHVSFSAYTAYADALKPAVLVPVSKAVENLRTYKDEEELAVMGRAADLADATFSHILNVIKPGMTERDMDLEMEFYMRSHGATSSSFDTIVASGERSSMPHGRASGKVIGNNEFITFDFGALVDGYCSDLTRTIAIGSPDPKLKEIYDIVLEAQLHALAHIKPGMTGRECDALTRDIITRYGYGEQFGHSTGHGLGMEVHEWPRLSKLSDEIMEPGMVVTVEPGIYLPGIGGVRIEDDIVITNSGIALLTHSSKEYTAL
- the efp gene encoding elongation factor P, whose amino-acid sequence is MISVNDFKTGLTVEVDGDIYTVIDFQHVKPGKGAAFVRSKLKNLRNGNTVEKTFRAGETIGRAIIENRAVQYLYASGQDHVFMDNETYDQFTLDAKQLEWELNFIRENMTVNIVSYKGEILGINLPTSVELKVVETEPGIKGNTAQGATKFAKVETGLNVQVPLFINEDDVLLIDTREGKYISRA